The Gossypium hirsutum isolate 1008001.06 chromosome D06, Gossypium_hirsutum_v2.1, whole genome shotgun sequence genome contains the following window.
TATTTTGGGCTCAGATCAGTTCGGGTTCGGGGTCTTTTGGACTCTGGTATTTTCATATTcggatttttttaatttgggctcGGATCGAGCCGGACGGTTCTGACTGATTtagataattttgaattttttaagttataaatattttaattttgaatgtaataatttatttaacttttatatgatgacaacataatttaaatttgtttttcaaaaaacataaattatataGATTTAATAAAGTTATTctctataaaataattaaagtacttattgtatgtaaaatttattattctatgatttataaaaattaacaaaaatatattttattgtttttattatattttattgacAATTGAATAACTTTTTATCTtccttattaaatttataaaccaaatattcatattctaaaatatttattccaaaaccccaaatatattatactaagtccaaacccaaataatatactcattattacccaaactcaaaataaaataattatagccCAAATCTCAagtccaaaataaaaagaaattaaactcaATACCTAAatatattttgtaaaagttaaagcccaattcaaaatctaatttaaaatctaatatttttatctagatattaaaattttgataatattttatgtattattagttatagttataaacatgtattttaatatactaaattacacataactatggatgctatatatatatttttataatctataatataataatagttattatgTTAATActtatcaaatatattatttcattaatattaTATCACATACTATAATAGTATAgtaatacataatatattaattattatcatatattattgtttattatattgGTTGAAATATTTTCTAAGCCCCTGTACTTTTCCTACATTTAAAAGTTAGCCCTcctaatatattatataatgttatatcatatcatatattaaTAGCTTATGTATATGCATCATTGATTAAACACTATAATATCATAtaatactatatcttttattatattttataatataatagtagtacattatatattaattattaacatatattattgtttattattatactggTTGAAATATACTTTAAGTGCCTATACTTTTTGTACACTTGAAAGTTAACCCTCATACTATACtatataatgttatatcatatcatataatatataatatattaatagtttatatatatgcatcaatgaTTGAacattatatctttttattataatctataatataataatagttatatataatagtagtacacacacatatatatatatatatattacatattattGTTTATTGTTATAGTAgttgaaatatgctctaagttCCTATATTTTTCGTACATTTGAAAGTTAGCTCTCCTACTATATTATATGATGCtatatcatattatatcatatcataatatatatgcataaatgattaaacattataatatcatgtaatacgatatcttttattataatctatattataataatagttatatataatagtagtacattatatatattattgtttattattatattagttggAATATGCTCTAAATCCTCATACTTTTCGTACATTTGAAAGTTAGCCTCCTATATCATATATTAtcattaaagtttaattttataaattttaatgattattaattttatatatttattatacatatataattataatattaaaattattttatattaaattaatgttattaaaaaattatttcacattataatttaacataaacattattattaattacttttcCTATCAATAAACTTTTAACATAAATATGCCATGGTTAAGAATAcataaaaaaaagagtaaagaattatcatttatttatattttaagtaatatcataaaattatattaattattaatgtctaTTATGGTTGTTCAGCTATAAAGTCAAGCTTTTTTGGACTTTGAGTCGGATTTATCTCAGGCTCAAGCCAGATCAATCTCGGGGTTAGGTGTGTTACGGACTCAGGCTTTATCGAAATTAGATTCTATCAGGTTCAAATCTATTATGGACTTGGATTTTCTCGAACTTGACTTGTTACAAGTTTGGATCGACAAGAATTGACTTTTGGACTCGGGCCTATTTTGCTAGCTATAATTCTTTATAGATCATAACCGATAAATTTTTATCATtgggaaaaaaatattatattgggTTACGTTTTGAAATATTGTTTTGAGGAGTctaatttttcaataattcatGTCTGATCTAgaggaaaaaaaaattcactGTCTCGACATAGGACGATTATTGAAgttctttttaatatataaaacttttattaatattaattaataatttatattagtttTTTATAGAGTTAAGGCATTTATTATGTTTGCTTTATAATCCataaagattattatttttttgttgtttatggAGGTCCCTCCAACAATTTTATTTCTTTGGATATTCACTTTAGAGTGAAATGTACATTAATCATTTCACTCAACACATATTCATATAATACCTTGTTAATATTTGCTCTAACATGATAATACTTAGAAagcaattaataaattatttaaaaattgataaaaatataaaaatatcgaGTTGATTTTAGAGCCAAtagattaatatttaattttggttGGAGATTATTGGCATATCGTGTTGGGGTCGGAGCTAgacctatttatgagttgggccACTCGACTTAGTCCAAAAGCTTATTCGAAAAGTGGgagagtttgggtaaaaatataggcccaaaaaatgggcttaggcAAAAAAATAAGGCTCGTTTAGAAAATAGATCAAGCTTTGGGTAATGATTTTTTGGCTCGACCTGGCCGACTCAaagttgcaaaaagaaaaaaattgttgttttcttgttgttttcctGCTGTTTTCTTATTGTCTTGttgtcattttattattatgttgcttctattttgttgttattatttgaatattgtataacttttattttattgttaattttgctactattttaaaggcatttgcttgttaagttccACCTATCTTAACGTTATCTAAGTATaaggatttttaaaaaaaattattttcaatttgttgaaaaatatttattataatatttttaatatttttaatatattatatttttataaaataatataaaaaatttaataaaaacagattaaatttaaattttaacatttttattcaagtcgagtttagaaaaaattttaatcCCAACTTTTAAGTCCAACCAAACCCAAAACTATTAAAAGGATCTAAAATTTTATCATGGCGTAGCCGAAACTGACATAACTCAGGTCTAGTCATACCAGGTGGCGTCACTAGTTGGGACTTGGGAGACAcgtacaaataaaaaaaagaaaatgagggaAATCACAATCTTTTGTTGGAATCCAGGGGCGCAGTACCCCCTCCATGTTCTAACAATGCCgggaaaaataaaacaacaaaaaaaaagaaaaaaaaaggaaaagagataCAAAAGAGGCTTTTTCTTGTCCGACCATAAATATGAAAACAACaaaagattattattattttattgtgaaGAACTCAGAAAAATCCTCCAGGGAAAACCCGCCTCTTCCTTTGTTTTACTCCTCTGCCAGAGGAACCGATTCAGCCTGCAATTAACACAAACATGGCAACAATGTACTTAGCAGTTTGCAACTTTCACTTGGACTGACATGAACCAAACAAAGGAAATGGAGATGATGCAATCTACCAGCTTGCGGTACTTAAGAGCATAAAACATCTCCAGGTAACGGCGGCTCTCGCGACGGTCAAGGTTGGAAACGTGCTTCCAGAACCCATACACTCCCGTCAGTGTTAATAGCCTCTCCGAGTATATCTGCCATGTGTATCTGATTCCAACAATCCAAACAATCAACATCCTTACAACAAACATTAACCAAAAACTATATGTTATTGACTTGTATGTAATTCAAAAATTTGTGAGCTTACTTCTCCTGGATACGTTTCAAGCCACCCTCAGAGATGTCGTTCCAGTGAGATGGGTCTTTTTTACATTTGTCGAAGAAGTCGGCAAGGATCTCTGCAGCTTGATCACCATGGTAAGGATCAATGTTGAACCCAGATTTACCGTGGACAATGATTTCAGCTGGTCCACCATTGCAGGTAGCAAATGTGGGCAACCCGCAAGTCATGGCTTCAACAACCGTTAATCCAAAGGCTTCGTACAATGCTGGTTGTACGAAGGCACCCCTTGTGTCGCAAATGTAGCGGTACAGCTCACCGTTCCTAACTCGGTTCATTTGCGATGATATCCATCTGAATTGGCCGTTCAATTTGTATGTTTCTATCAGCTCAAACATCTTCTTCATTTCGGCCTTCTCTTCTAAATCTTCGGATTCCTTTCTCCTGTCTCCACCTACGACTACAAGGTTAACCAACTCGCGAAGCTTTGCATTCTTTCCGTACCACTCGACGAGTCCGGTTAAGTTCTTAACACGGTCCAGCCTTGCCATTGTGAATAGGATCGGCTTGTTGCGGTCGTTTAGCACACATCTGTTGGGACAACGATGAACAAATCATTAGTTCAAATAGGAATTTGCTAATAACATGTAGGTAAAACATTTTGGTGTGTTGTACTTACAAGTGTTCTTCGTTCTCGACTTTGCTGTAAAGGAGGTCTTCAATCTCGGGGTGGAAATGCTTCAACCTCCTCTTCTCCTCGGTGTAAGGGAAGTATATGCTCATGTCAGCACCGGGAGACACGATGTTGAATTTGGGATCAAATACGTCGATACCGTGTACGACTCGGTATAGACCAGGAAGAGTGAAAGCAGTGTGACTCTCATATTGACCAACAGTGTCCTTGCTGAAATCATCACAATATTGTGTGTTAAAACTGTACAAAAACGCATATCAAGAatacatatacacacatatatataccttCCTGCAATTTCTTGGAAAGTACTAGTGATGATGAAATCTGTATGGTTCATTGCAATAAGATCAGCTGTAAATTGGCAGGAGAAATGGTATTTATCCTCGAGCTTCTTCCAGTAAATATCGGAATCTGGGTACTTTGTTTTCTCCAAAGCATGGGCAATGGTACACTgcaaaagaatgaaataaaatcaGCCATTATACTGAAATATGATAAAGGGAAAACAAAGTGAATTAGTCTCTAAAAAACCTGTGTGACTCCCAATTTATGAGCCAGCAACGAGGCAACAATGTTACCGTCACTATAGTTTCCGATGATGAGATCGGGCTTGCCTTGCAACTCTTTGGAAATTTCGTGAGCAACATCCTAAAGCCAAAGAGATTTTTACTTGTAAATATTACAGATTATCTATAGGAATTGGATACAAGAAGATCAATGGTTCACCTCAGTGTAAGTTTCCAAGTAGGGCCAGACTTCGAATCTCGAGATCCATCTACGTACAATTCCCTTCTCTGTTCTAAAGGGTACTCGGAGGATGTCTGAGTATTCCGTTCCGTATACCTTCTCGACTCGTTGACCACAAGTTGTTCCAACGGCATCAGGGAGAAGTCTGGTAATCTGATCAGCAACAACAACCAAAATCAGATATTGGAAGGaaaccaaaataaatcaataaaaagttcataaaatacTAATAACCAACAGCTCTTACAATTAAGATTCGAGGGGTAATGTTGAGTCCTTGCTGCTTGATACGGAGGAGCATCTCGTTCTCCAAGGCACGGACTTGATCCAAGATGTATACAACCTATAAGTAATAAGTTGAAGGATTTATACATTTACAAACTTAGTTTTATACACAAATTATACGAAGGCTTGGAAGGCTAACCTGGCCACCGGTGTCGGGGTACCCCAAAACGTTGTCTTGAGCAAAGTATCCGTGAGGAGTAAGGATGACAACATTGAACACCATGGGGACTCTCCCGAGGAACTTCTCAAGGGTGCAAGGATCAGGGGCCTCGAGAAGATCCAAAAGGAGTTGGATCATCTCCAGCACACGCCCCGCGGTATCACCCCAACCTCTCTCTAAACCGATTTCCTGGAACTTGTGTTCGAGTTCAGCGTACGGTGTCTCAGCTGGCAGTGTACCAAGATATTCTTCTGCCTTCCTCAATACATGTTGAAGGGAATTCAGGTTTTGAATTCTGTCATTCAACATCATGTTCTGCAAAAACACCAACTAAGACATTCAGGACACTAAATCCATCATTTAAATCTTATGCTAAGAAATCTATGTTTTAGTATATGCAGATGTCAACTATAAAACACAAGTAACTGGTGCTTTATGTTGCATACCTTTCCTTTGTGGCAATGGACTTTGAGGAATTCAAGCAAAGGGTGCATGCTCTCCTTGTCATGGAACAATTTAGCCGAAAGGTGGCGGTTGAGGAACTCGACACCATTACCGATAGACTTGGAAAGAGTTGAGCGAGGGAAAGATGCATTGAAGggctcaaaatccaattccaaaACGAAATTGCCATTTGCACtgcaagaaaaatcaaagaaacagTGTTAAAATGAGCATTTACGAGTGAAGTAAACAAAAAATGAACATTTTTCAAGATACCTTCCATCAACAAGCTCTTCCTTGAAGTGAAGATACTCAGCAACAGTGAGTTCCTCAACAACAAGGGCGTGGACATTCACTTTAATATACTCCCAAACACCAGGCCTTGGACGAACTGCAAGTGCAACCCATGGTGGCAACACGATCGCTTCCTACAACACAAATGTCACTAAAATCAACACTAGTGTCA
Protein-coding sequences here:
- the LOC107901027 gene encoding sucrose synthase-like, with the protein product MAERVITRVHSLRERLDDTLIAHRNEVLALLTRIEGKGKGILQHHQIILEFEAIPEETRKKLADGAFSEILRSSQEAIVLPPWVALAVRPRPGVWEYIKVNVHALVVEELTVAEYLHFKEELVDGSANGNFVLELDFEPFNASFPRSTLSKSIGNGVEFLNRHLSAKLFHDKESMHPLLEFLKVHCHKGKNMMLNDRIQNLNSLQHVLRKAEEYLGTLPAETPYAELEHKFQEIGLERGWGDTAGRVLEMIQLLLDLLEAPDPCTLEKFLGRVPMVFNVVILTPHGYFAQDNVLGYPDTGGQVVYILDQVRALENEMLLRIKQQGLNITPRILIITRLLPDAVGTTCGQRVEKVYGTEYSDILRVPFRTEKGIVRRWISRFEVWPYLETYTEDVAHEISKELQGKPDLIIGNYSDGNIVASLLAHKLGVTQCTIAHALEKTKYPDSDIYWKKLEDKYHFSCQFTADLIAMNHTDFIITSTFQEIAGSKDTVGQYESHTAFTLPGLYRVVHGIDVFDPKFNIVSPGADMSIYFPYTEEKRRLKHFHPEIEDLLYSKVENEEHLCVLNDRNKPILFTMARLDRVKNLTGLVEWYGKNAKLRELVNLVVVGGDRRKESEDLEEKAEMKKMFELIETYKLNGQFRWISSQMNRVRNGELYRYICDTRGAFVQPALYEAFGLTVVEAMTCGLPTFATCNGGPAEIIVHGKSGFNIDPYHGDQAAEILADFFDKCKKDPSHWNDISEGGLKRIQEKYTWQIYSERLLTLTGVYGFWKHVSNLDRRESRRYLEMFYALKYRKLAESVPLAEE
- the LOC107901027 gene encoding sucrose synthase-like isoform X1 — translated: MVGKMAERVITRVHSLRERLDDTLIAHRNEVLALLTRIEGKGKGILQHHQIILEFEAIPEETRKKLADGAFSEILRSSQEAIVLPPWVALAVRPRPGVWEYIKVNVHALVVEELTVAEYLHFKEELVDGSANGNFVLELDFEPFNASFPRSTLSKSIGNGVEFLNRHLSAKLFHDKESMHPLLEFLKVHCHKGKNMMLNDRIQNLNSLQHVLRKAEEYLGTLPAETPYAELEHKFQEIGLERGWGDTAGRVLEMIQLLLDLLEAPDPCTLEKFLGRVPMVFNVVILTPHGYFAQDNVLGYPDTGGQVVYILDQVRALENEMLLRIKQQGLNITPRILIITRLLPDAVGTTCGQRVEKVYGTEYSDILRVPFRTEKGIVRRWISRFEVWPYLETYTEDVAHEISKELQGKPDLIIGNYSDGNIVASLLAHKLGVTQCTIAHALEKTKYPDSDIYWKKLEDKYHFSCQFTADLIAMNHTDFIITSTFQEIAGSKDTVGQYESHTAFTLPGLYRVVHGIDVFDPKFNIVSPGADMSIYFPYTEEKRRLKHFHPEIEDLLYSKVENEEHLCVLNDRNKPILFTMARLDRVKNLTGLVEWYGKNAKLRELVNLVVVGGDRRKESEDLEEKAEMKKMFELIETYKLNGQFRWISSQMNRVRNGELYRYICDTRGAFVQPALYEAFGLTVVEAMTCGLPTFATCNGGPAEIIVHGKSGFNIDPYHGDQAAEILADFFDKCKKDPSHWNDISEGGLKRIQEKYTWQIYSERLLTLTGVYGFWKHVSNLDRRESRRYLEMFYALKYRKLAESVPLAEE